In Lactuca sativa cultivar Salinas chromosome 5, Lsat_Salinas_v11, whole genome shotgun sequence, the DNA window ATTTTATCTACACCATGGTCTTCTGGACAATGATCCTCCAATTATTTCTGCTCGTTTGTCGATGGATCTAATAAGACAAGATAACTATCACCTTCAGTAAGAAACTCTCTGTGTGATGTGAATCCAAATGGATAGGTATAACCAATAAAGTGTGAAAAGACATGGTGTTTGACCCATGATTCAGCCACCCCATACTCATCCATCACCCACACCGCATATGCAACATCCTCAATATATGACATCACACAGAGTTTTCCGGCCAAAATTCCTACTACATTTGAGCGATTGTGATCTAGTGTAGAATCTGGAAGAGGTATCTCACGGAATGTCTCTGAACCCAAATCAAATCCCACTATCGTTTTTGTATCTTCCTTCCCATCCGTACAACCAAGCCAATGAAGATGCCCGTGATGGCCATCAGCACAAACATCATCGCGATTGATAAGGATTGCGATGTGAGAGGGAAACATTTCAGTGATCAACTTCCAGGAACCTTTTCTCATACTATAAATCTCAACTTGCAGCCACCATGTAACCACATTTTCATATGGTCCGTTAATGCCTGTGAGCTTGACAACTTTATAATCATTTGTTTTGGGATCAAACCCAAACCGGAAATGGATTTTGAACGAATTGTAACCATGACAGGGCGTGGAGTATGGTGGGAGAGTTAACAAGGCGGAGAGAGAAGGGTTCCAAATGTGAATCACAGAATGATTATCGTAAGAAGAGCATATTAAGCCGTTAACAGAACCAATAACCCTGATGCCATCTGTATGTCCAGATTGGGGTTTAACCGGGAATTTGATGAAATTAGTGAGCTCAAGACGGGGAGATCGACTCGGTATTGCTGTGAATGGTTTGGTGTCGGAATAAAATTCTTCATCTTGGAAGATCAATAGAATTTGATCGTTGTTATGGATGGAATGATGGAGGTGGGATTTTACAAAAGAGGGATGAGACAGAAAAGCATTCCATGATTTGGAGACAGATCTCATTTGAGCAAGTTGTTTGGCAAATAAACGGATAAATATATTTGATAAAAGCTCATGTGGGAGGTTCTCCATAGTCGCCGGTTGTTGTGGTGAAGCTGTCGATGTGGTTGGATTTGGAAGGCATGTCCCATTATTACTAATAAACTTAGAATCTTGAGCAATCTCTTCTTCAAGAACCTGAAGTAAATATTTATAACAATATATTGCACATGAAAATACGCTAATAATTTTTTTTGCTTAAAAGACGAACAAGAAGATATTACTCACCCTTGAACTGACAACGGAAGCATGGAAGTTATCCCTCTCATCTCCATGTTTGTGTCTTTTCATTGATCCACTTGTTGTTGATGCTTCAAGCCTTAAAAGAGAAGTTGGTGACTCCTCGATGGTTCTTGAATGCAACAACAATATCAATCGCTGGGTTTCAGACCTGAAGCGgcagtatatatatataattccaaAGAATGAGACACCAAATTCACCGACTAGATACTTACAATTTTATCACCAACATCAACTTACTTTAGTGTTAAATATATTATTAACCATCACATAATACTAAAAgcaattccattttgactattttTCTGCCCTACTTTTCTAATACAAATTGGCAAGAAATATCAGTATAATAACACTGCTAAGTTTATTAACTGAATGATGGACTCGCTGTTTTAAATGCCACGGAAGCATGAATGTCATGTGCAAACATATTGAAGCTTATGGACAAATGAGCATACCCCTCAAGTTCAAATATGCAGTATGATAGCAGTGTAAGATTGTAGTAATAGAAAGACAAACCTAGTAAAGGTCATCTGTTTCAATATTTGTTCAAGCTCTGATTTCCCAACAGTAACAGAAGTGCTAAGTTTGGATGCTCTGGTTGAACCCTTCAGTTC includes these proteins:
- the LOC122197928 gene encoding F-box/kelch-repeat protein At3g06240, producing the protein MKRHKHGDERDNFHASVVSSRVLEEEIAQDSKFISNNGTCLPNPTTSTASPQQPATMENLPHELLSNIFIRLFAKQLAQMRSVSKSWNAFLSHPSFVKSHLHHSIHNNDQILLIFQDEEFYSDTKPFTAIPSRSPRLELTNFIKFPVKPQSGHTDGIRVIGSVNGLICSSYDNHSVIHIWNPSLSALLTLPPYSTPCHGYNSFKIHFRFGFDPKTNDYKVVKLTGINGPYENVVTWWLQVEIYSMRKGSWKLITEMFPSHIAILINRDDVCADGHHGHLHWLGCTDGKEDTKTIVGFDLGSETFREIPLPDSTLDHNRSNVVGILAGKLCVMSYIEDVAYAVWVMDEYGVAESWVKHHVFSHFIGYTYPFGFTSHREFLTEGDSYLVLLDPSTNEQK